In Zygosaccharomyces rouxii strain CBS732 chromosome A complete sequence, the genomic window aagCTGAATATGGTATAAGAGGCTGCCATTAGGAGTACATAACAACAAGGAACAGGTCCAATGGTCCAGTGGTTCACGACGTCGCCTTTACACGGCGAAGATCCCGAGTTCGAACCTCGGTTGGATCAAATCCTagtttaattttttttttttcatctgcTATTTCAGTCTTATGTAATTGATTGGAGTGTTCCTCACAGGTTTAGGTGTCTATTAATTCAAGTATACCTGGTCCAGACACTAATTTAAAATATAGCATATCCGCCGTCTCTTGAGCATTTATACTCAAAACTAGAATAAATTTGCTTTCCTATTTTGCTAAATCGCGGATTCGAACCCGGGTACTCAATTTGCGTCTCTATACAAACTCATCATCTCTTCAACAGTATTCAAGATTGAAGGTAAAGACAGTTATTTATCAGATAGATCCTCAGACTGAAATGCATCCTCTCACTATTACTGTTTATGACCGTAATGTAAGGCACATGCTAAGTGATGATAATCAATCGAGCAGTCATCATACACCAGACGGTAATTCTCATGCTATGTTCCCTACAAATATTAAATACgtctttgaagatgatgatacCAGTTTAGCACCAACAGAAtctgaaaatgatgatggtatTGAAAATATGATCATTGTTAATTTGGAAGAGTCAGGAACTCTAAGCGGTGTAGAATTGATTAGTGATCAATTCGAGATGTTATCGTATAAGGGGGTGACCAGTGGTAATGATCCAATGGTAGACGATGTGGAACTGGAAGTGGTTTCTCAATTTACCGATTTATCGAATTTAGTTCATGATCTACCGCTAGATGAACTGATTAGACTTTACGTTATACAGAATGAACAAATGCAAAcgatttcaaattccaTGTGAAGGGGGACGGGATAGAAAAGCATATCACGACAATTCTGAAAGGTTTGCTGGCATGGGTTTAATTTTGATCCCATACATTTTTTCAGTAGCTTTCAATTTAGATGAATCTTCCCTTGTAATGAAATTCACGGCAACACCTTTTCTACCAAATCTACCACTTCTACCAATACGATGGATATAGTTTTCCATGATTTCTGGCATATCGTAGTTAATCACCAGTGAAATCTGTTGCACATCAATACCACGCGCCCAAACGTCTGTGGATATTAAAACTCTGGAATGTCCAGTTCTGAAATCGTTCATCACTTTATCTCTGTCCTCCTGCTTCATGTCACCGTGCATGGAAACGACTGCAAAATTGGATTGGATCAACTTTTTCGATAGCCAATCTACCTTCTTCCTGGTATTGCAAAATATAACACATTGAGTAATGGTCAATGAATCGTATAAATCACATAATGTATCAAACTTCCATTCCTCTTTACTAACATCCACGTAATACTGTGAGATACCTTCTAAGGAAATCTCATCTCTTTTAACCAAAATCTTGACGGGATCACTCATGAATTTTTTAGTCACTTCTAAAATATCTCTACTCATGGTAGCACTTACGACTACCACTTGGCATCCAGGCGGCAGACGAGCAAAAATATCGTAAATTTGCTGCTTGAAACCCAAAGTCTCACTTAATAACTCATCGGCTTCATCTAATACCAACACTTGTACATTTCTAGTTTGAACCACTTGTCTTTTTATTAAATCTAATACACGTCCCGGAGTACCGCTGACTACATGGCAACCACTactttgaattcttttcaagTCGTCCTTCAAGGCCTTCCCACCGGTTAATGCAAAGGCTTTCACATTAAGGTAATCCCCCAAATTGGACACCACCTGGCAACTCTGAGATGCTAATTCTCTTGTAGGTGAAAGAACCAAAGCCTGTAAATCCTTACGTTTTAGTTCGAGCACTTGTAACATACCAATGGTAAAAGTCGCAGTCTTACCAGTACCGGATTGTGCTTGTGCAATAACATCCTTACCAGAAATGATCTGCGTGATGGCTCGAGATTGAATAGAAGATGGTGCTTCAAATCCATATGAATATATGCCTCGAAGAAGGTCATCCTTCAAGTTCATAGCCTCAAAGGTAGGCGATACCCTGAGCTTCTTAGAAGTCTTGAATTTCAACCTGCTATCATCTTCTCTATTGAATGACATCTTGTCCCTGTGAATAGCTTGTCTTAGTCTCTTGTTTCTGtactcatctcatcgattTATTAGTAGTCAAAACTTTTCAAGCACttcttgatgatgataatgataagGCGCTATATTGAAGAACAGCCATAGCGACTATCAGAAATATAAGAACACCAAGTGTCGAAGAGGAAATGAGCCCTAGCATCCAGCAGATTGTGGTTTCCATCGGTGGAGGACATGCTACTGGTGTAGTTGAGACTGGTGAAGAGATAGAGAGGTCCCTCAAGAACCTTTTCCCTTCAACAAATGTTAAAATAATAAACCTGGATAAACTGGATCCAAATAAACCTAGACAGTACAATTACAAGGACTACGATTTTGATCAAGTTTACAATGAGATATGCGGTGCAGGCCAGAAGCGATCCAGTATAGTCGGGAACGTAGAACCACACATGCAAGACCCTGTAGAGATTGTACTGCTATGTGGATGCTATGCACTTTATGATAATAGGATTAACGAAATTGTGCAACTTAAGATTTTTCTAGATAGCGATGGTGACAAGAGGTTGATTAATCtaattcatcagaatcatATTACCACTAGAGAACAATTGGCTGAATTACTCGCGGAATACTTGGATCATCTGAGATTAGAAATGCAAAAGTACATCAAACCTACTAGAGCACAAGCAGATCTAATCATTCCCAGCAATTTTGACACCACCGCTCGTGACATTATAGTCGATGGTATATGTAAAGTAGTTGAAGCAATAAAGGGGAACCAAAGTCCACCAGctatttccaaaatttcaccattgCTATTGGATTTTGAAGCAGAAGCAATGGACGTTGAGAAGGAAAGGTACTATGATTTATCATAGCATGTATTTATAGTTTTGTGTAAGAATGATTTTATGTGTGTGCAATTGAAGCGGTGAGCAACGATACAAGAACTAAATGTTAAAATCAACATGCGTGAATCAAAGTACAAATCGACGAGATGCAAATGTGTCCATGCTATACTACCCAGATGTCTGAACTGATCTCTACTTAACACTGGGTCCAAAAAACATATTGCATGGTACGAGATGTCATCAGGGACATCATCGCATTCAATCTGTGGTCTTCCAAGAGCTGTTACTCAATGCAAATAGAATAAAGTGAGCACCAAAGCGCAGCTTAGACCAGCTACAAACAATTATTAAGAATTAAAATGTAGTCCTACGAAAGTTATTCAACTTTCTTTTGTGGTTATAGATCTAATTGAACCTTAGTTTGACAAATTTCATATGATGATAACTTATCGGACACTTTGACATGAAAAACCTTTGTTAAGAAAGGATGGAAAACCGATGAATATTGAGATAATATTCGACTTCAAATAGCCCGTTGGAAATGTTTAGACGATCTATACACAAATCAGTTTGTCAATCAATACGTACCGTCAAGACTTTGCATACACCAATCTATGAAACGGGGCAGTTGTCCACCAAACAGTCCCTCATGCAGGGAATCAAATTATTGGACAATGTAGTCAATTCCACTACTTACAACAAGACATTGTTGCAATTGTCCAAATATAATACGAATCCCAAATTCATCACGTCAAGAGACAGTATACGGTTGCAGAATGTAGTCAGAGAGCTTTTGGACGGTTTACGAATGGATGAAGTCATGACAGGTAGAGAACGCCAAGATCATCAATCGAGGTTAGCTAAAATTGGACTACAATTATTCTGTGAAATCCACGAAAGCAACATTTTACCTATAAGCACTAGTTTAACCTTGACCTTAATGGCTGAATACGCCAAGAGTCCAAATGTGACTACTTTGAGGGCCATGCTCGATGGCTTAGAAAAAGTACGAACTTTCTTAACGGAGAACATCATccatatttcttctacTGTGGATATCGATGCATTGGTCGATAAACTGACTATTTTAAGAGAAGACTCTGAAACGGTTAAACAAGTACTGAAAGCATTGGATTACAAACTTTACAGCGATGATTTGGTAAGAATCGTCAAGGGGAGGAAAACCACCGACGAAATTGACGTTTCCAAAGGCTGGAAATTCCCGGCCGGTATATTGGACACTAATGAAGCCTATTTGAGATCAATCGAATTACCCCAGAAGAAGCTTGTATCTGTGGATGACGAAATGCTAGTATTGATTTATGATGGTACTCTTAGAGATGCTAATGCCGTGCTACCTACACTTCACCATGCCTCCAAATCTAAAAAATCGTTACTTTTGATGGTTACAGGTGATTGTACAGGTGATGCGTTGGCGTCTATCGTCATCAGTAACAACAGAAACAGACGCCAAGGTATCAAGAGTCAAACTTTCATCATTAAGTATGATACTAAAGCCAACGACGGCATCTCCTTGCATGAAAATTACGATTTGGTACAGTTCTTGCGTCTACCACAGGGGTTCGCAAGTGTCTATTCTCCAGATTACAGTACCCTAGTCCCAAGTAAGATGTGTGCGAACCAATACTATGGgaaattggattctttgaaagCCACTACAGGTGAAGCATTTCTCTACAACCCAATCGAATGGTCTGGTGAAGAA contains:
- the DAS2 gene encoding putative uridine kinase DAS2 (similar to uniprot|Q12084 Saccharomyces cerevisiae YDR020C Hypothetical ORF); this encodes MSPSIQQIVVSIGGGHATGVVETGEEIERSLKNLFPSTNVKIINLDKLDPNKPRQYNYKDYDFDQVYNEICGAGQKRSSIVGNVEPHMQDPVEIVLLCGCYALYDNRINEIVQLKIFLDSDGDKRLINLIHQNHITTREQLAELLAEYLDHLRLEMQKYIKPTRAQADLIIPSNFDTTARDIIVDGICKVVEAIKGNQSPPAISKISPLLLDFEAEAMDVEKERYYDLS
- the TCM62 gene encoding Tcm62p (similar to uniprot|P38228 Saccharomyces cerevisiae YBR044C TCM62 mitochondrial protein (putative) chaperone); amino-acid sequence: MFRRSIHKSVCQSIRTVKTLHTPIYETGQLSTKQSLMQGIKLLDNVVNSTTYNKTLLQLSKYNTNPKFITSRDSIRLQNVVRELLDGLRMDEVMTGRERQDHQSRLAKIGLQLFCEIHESNILPISTSLTLTLMAEYAKSPNVTTLRAMLDGLEKVRTFLTENIIHISSTVDIDALVDKLTILREDSETVKQVLKALDYKLYSDDLVRIVKGRKTTDEIDVSKGWKFPAGILDTNEAYLRSIELPQKKLVSVDDEMLVLIYDGTLRDANAVLPTLHHASKSKKSLLLMVTGDCTGDALASIVISNNRNRRQGIKSQTFIIKYDTKANDGISLHENYDLVQFLRLPQGFASVYSPDYSTLVPSKMCANQYYGKLDSLKATTGEAFLYNPIEWSGEEQENPFTKMTVTVNVGAQSEIEIDHRRNFLDNLINNTLCHGLSKGFIPGYNVALAKAVPLLEKLAFTAQDVDTKMGYEAVIMALAQSLQRSLTNAFGYNKFTSTSLLAETIKDPNFSTAAIEPMGDLQELSRSGILDPWDKVDRCLASIASFMRILSSSDKIVAQVFEPPKKRQP
- the FAL1 gene encoding ATP-dependent RNA helicase FAL1 (highly similar to uniprot|Q12099 Saccharomyces cerevisiae YDR021W FAL1 Nucleolar protein required for maturation of 18S rRNA member of the eIF4A subfamily of DEAD-box ATP-dependent RNA helicases); the encoded protein is MSFNREDDSRLKFKTSKKLRVSPTFEAMNLKDDLLRGIYSYGFEAPSSIQSRAITQIISGKDVIAQAQSGTGKTATFTIGMLQVLELKRKDLQALVLSPTRELASQSCQVVSNLGDYLNVKAFALTGGKALKDDLKRIQSSGCHVVSGTPGRVLDLIKRQVVQTRNVQVLVLDEADELLSETLGFKQQIYDIFARLPPGCQVVVVSATMSRDILEVTKKFMSDPVKILVKRDEISLEGISQYYVDVSKEEWKFDTLCDLYDSLTITQCVIFCNTRKKVDWLSKKLIQSNFAVVSMHGDMKQEDRDKVMNDFRTGHSRVLISTDVWARGIDVQQISLVINYDMPEIMENYIHRIGRSGRFGRKGVAVNFITREDSSKLKATEKMYGIKIKPMPANLSELS
- the ATG31 gene encoding Atg31p (similar to uniprot|Q03939 Saccharomyces cerevisiae YDR022C CIS1 Protein involved in microtubule assembly); this encodes MHPLTITVYDRNVRHMLSDDNQSSSHHTPDGNSHAMFPTNIKYVFEDDDTSLAPTESENDDGIENMIIVNLEESGTLSGVELISDQFEMLSYKGVTSGNDPMVDDVELEVVSQFTDLSNLVHDLPLDELIRLYVIQNEQMQTISNSM